A window of the Cannabis sativa cultivar Pink pepper isolate KNU-18-1 chromosome X, ASM2916894v1, whole genome shotgun sequence genome harbors these coding sequences:
- the LOC115697540 gene encoding uncharacterized protein LOC115697540: MALTIKQFSLIVAFSGLLSFIFGVVAENKKPAAGSVTQVPGIGVVICKYPSDPTVALGFLSFAFLLVSTAFGLWSLFYPYKGKSVPQGALFRNTTFVIFFNIALFTAGIAAALLLWPTITEQSHLLHHVHRNLKTDCPTAKTGLLGGGAFVSLDSALFWLVALMLADNAREDYFEEVEKDSKGEYGQVTTDEYDGHAAAKETA, from the exons ATGGCCTTAACTATTAAGCAGTTTTCCCTAATAGTAGCCTTTTCTGGTCTGTTGTCCTTCATTTTTGGAGTTGTTGCTGAAAATAAAAAG CCTGCTGCTGGCAGTGTCACTCAAGTCCCAGGAATAGGAGTTGTTATATGCAAATATCCCTCTGATCCAACAGTGGCTTTGGGATTTCTGTCTTTTGCATTTCTGCTAGTATCAACAGCTTTTGGGCTTTGGTCATTGTTTTATCCATACAAGGGAAAGTCTGTTCCACAGGGTGCTTTGTTCAGGAACACTACTTTTGTCATTTTCTTCAACATTGCTTT GTTCACAGCAGGAATAGCTGCAGCCCTCTTGTTGTGGCCTACAATCACAGAGCAATCCCACCTATTGCACCATGTCCATCGCAATCTTAAGACAGATTGCCCTACCGCTAAGACAGGTTTGCTTGGTGGCGGTGCTTTTGTGTCCCTTGATTCAGCACTTTTCTGGTTGGTGGCCTTGATGTTGGCTGACAATGCCCGAGAGGATTACTTTGAGGAGGTAGAGAAGGACTCTAAGGGTGAATACGGACAGGTTACCACCGATGAGTATGATGGGCATGCAGCCGCAAAGGAGACTGCATAA
- the LOC115697526 gene encoding uncharacterized protein LOC115697526 has protein sequence MILSTTTTNTKWHGCGSFSSSDILPVLKPRKKIGVIKVGNESYRRESESDELNTKKANLSASRKERVQLPIIPNYEGKKFPIGEFLSQPCAIEALLNTNALKSFQCLSPNTYRCTLQRLKLLNFEVAPVLDLRVTPTNQDCTVEMLSCKFEGSKIMEQQNNHFTAFMRNRMSWDTSSDEDSFLEVDIKLNLILEIYTRPFTMMPVSTVERPGNLMLQALLDRLVPLLLQQLLQDYSKWVHQQLDSVSPS, from the exons atgattttaAGTACCACTACCACGAACACCAAGTGGCATGGGTGTGGGTCGTTTTCCTCTTCTGATATCCTCCCAGTGCTTAAACCCAG GAAGAAAATTGGTGTAATAAAAGTAGGCAATGAGAGTTACAGAAGAGAATCAGAGTCAGATgagttaaatacaaaaaaagCAAATCTTTCAGCTTCAAGAAAGGAAAGGGTTCAGCTACCAATAATCCCAAATTATGAGGGTAAGAAATTCCCTATTGGTGAATTTTTAAGTCAACCTTGTGCAATTGAAGCCCTCCTCAATACCAATGCCTTAAAAAGTTTCCAATGTCTTTCTCCTAACACTTACAG GTGCACTCTGCAAAGACTTAAACTTCTCAACTTTGAAGTAGCCCCAGTGCTGGATTTGAGAGTAACTCCAACAAATCAAGACTGTACTGTTGAAATGCTTTCTTGTAAG TTTGAGGGTTCAAAAATCATGGAGCAACAAAACAACCATTTTACAG CATTCATGAGAAATCGCATGTCATGGGACACAAGTAGTGATGAAGATTCATTTTTGGAGGTTGACATCAAGTTGAATCTCATTCTTGAG ATATACACACGCCCTTTTACGATGATGCCAGTATCAACCGTTGAGCGTCCTGGAAATTT AATGCTACAAGCTTTATTGGATAGATTGGTGCCATTGCTCTTGCAACAACTGCTACAAGATTATAGTAAATGGGTTCATCAACAGTTGGATTCTGTCTCCCCAAGTTAA